From Segatella copri, the proteins below share one genomic window:
- a CDS encoding lysophospholipid acyltransferase family protein: protein MKYLYRLYQLVICLPILLLASVLTSVTTVLGCMLGNGHFWGYYPGKYWSWLWVRILLLPVKVEGREHLKKNQSYVFVANHQGAFDIFLIYGFLGRNFKWMMKKGLRKVPLIGIACEYAHHIFVDKSGPSKIRASYDRAREVLKEGMSLVVFPEGARTFTGHMGVFRRGAFMLADELQLPVCPLTINGSFDVKPRMKDIYWAFWHPLKLTIHEPIEPIGKGADNIKNQMNKSYEAIMNGLDKKYQGFVENPDQ, encoded by the coding sequence ATGAAGTACTTATATCGTCTGTATCAGCTTGTAATATGCTTGCCAATCCTCTTGTTGGCTAGCGTTTTAACCAGTGTAACTACTGTTTTGGGATGCATGCTGGGTAATGGTCATTTCTGGGGTTATTATCCCGGCAAGTATTGGTCCTGGCTTTGGGTCCGCATCCTCCTTCTGCCTGTAAAAGTAGAGGGACGTGAGCATCTCAAGAAGAACCAGAGTTATGTTTTCGTGGCCAATCATCAGGGCGCTTTCGATATCTTCCTGATATACGGTTTTCTGGGCAGAAACTTCAAGTGGATGATGAAGAAGGGCTTGCGCAAAGTGCCTCTCATCGGTATTGCCTGTGAGTATGCGCATCACATCTTTGTAGACAAGAGCGGACCTTCGAAGATCCGCGCTTCTTATGACCGTGCTCGCGAGGTGCTCAAAGAGGGTATGTCGCTGGTGGTATTCCCTGAAGGTGCCCGCACGTTTACGGGTCACATGGGCGTGTTTCGCCGCGGTGCTTTCATGCTTGCCGATGAACTGCAGTTGCCGGTATGTCCGCTTACCATCAATGGCAGTTTTGATGTGAAGCCTCGCATGAAGGACATCTACTGGGCTTTCTGGCATCCTCTGAAGCTCACCATTCATGAGCCTATCGAGCCGATTGGCAAGGGAGCTGACAATATCAAGAACCAGATGAACAAGAGCTATGAGGCGATCATGAACGGACTTGACAAGAAATATCAGGGTTTTGTAGAGAATCCGGACCAATAA
- a CDS encoding DUF4369 domain-containing protein — MNRIFYAFIALMALASCANSYDISGTSNVSTLDGRMLYLKILENNDFKNVDSCDVVHGQFHFQGSVDSMKMANIFMDDDPVLPLVLESGSITVKLDDTQQVVSGTPMNDKLFGFFKKYQQIQNQLRELVHKHDQAIMNGSDMVAVNKHLNEESIRLSEQEDKLITSFVTDNFNNVLGPGVFFLVTMGNQYPMLSPWIEDIMSKATDYFKNDPYVKDYYKKAQENQEIMNGTRDAQSGMQPEMEAAPQVNPDAAPAPTANELAAPTIPEKQEGQE; from the coding sequence ATGAATAGAATATTTTACGCATTCATTGCCTTGATGGCACTAGCATCTTGTGCCAACAGTTACGATATCTCGGGTACTTCTAACGTAAGTACTCTGGACGGACGCATGCTGTACCTTAAGATACTGGAAAACAACGATTTCAAGAACGTGGATTCTTGCGATGTAGTGCACGGACAGTTCCATTTTCAGGGTTCTGTCGACTCTATGAAGATGGCGAATATCTTCATGGATGATGACCCTGTGCTGCCGCTGGTGCTGGAGAGTGGAAGCATTACGGTGAAGCTCGATGATACACAGCAGGTGGTAAGCGGTACTCCGATGAACGATAAGCTCTTCGGCTTCTTCAAGAAATACCAGCAGATTCAGAATCAGTTGCGCGAACTGGTACACAAGCACGACCAGGCTATCATGAACGGTAGCGATATGGTGGCTGTCAACAAGCATCTGAACGAGGAATCCATCCGCCTCTCTGAACAGGAAGACAAGCTCATCACTTCGTTTGTTACCGACAACTTCAATAATGTGCTGGGACCGGGCGTCTTCTTCCTCGTTACAATGGGCAACCAGTATCCGATGCTCTCTCCTTGGATTGAGGACATCATGAGCAAGGCTACCGACTATTTCAAGAATGATCCTTATGTAAAGGACTATTATAAGAAAGCTCAAGAAAATCAGGAGATTATGAACGGTACACGAGATGCGCAGAGCGGCATGCAGCCAGAGATGGAGGCGGCTCCACAGGTAAATCCTGATGCGGCTCCGGCACCTACAGCCAACGAACTGGCTGCGCCTACGATTCCTGAAAAACAGGAAGGTCAGGAGTAG
- a CDS encoding dihydroorotase, whose translation MKLIKNGTIINEGRSFVGDLLLDGEFIKEIYEGEAPRGNYDEVIDASGCFVLPGVIDDHVHFREPGLTQKADIESESRAAAFGGVTSYFEMPNTVPQTTTLEAWQAKRQLGAEKSHVNYSFFFGATNDNVNDFEQLDTHRVPGIKLFMGSSTGNMLVDKYEALQAIFKKAKELDLPVMTHCEDTEIINRNMQLAKQKWGEDPAVEHHPEIRSEEACYESSRLAVQLAKESGAHLHIAHVTTAKELEFFGKDENITGEAVVAHLMFSDKDYAVKGARIKCNPAVKTAADREALRKALSNGKITVVGTDHAPHQLKDKQGGCAKAASGMPMVQFSLVSMLKLVDEKVISIERLVELMCHNPARLFHISQRGFLRPGYKADVVVVRKGEPWKVTAEVIQSKCKWSPVEGDEFAWKVEQTFCNGHLIYNKGVFDAACRGEELEFRNNS comes from the coding sequence ATGAAATTAATCAAGAATGGAACCATTATAAATGAGGGTCGCTCTTTTGTGGGCGACCTCTTGTTGGATGGTGAATTTATCAAGGAGATATATGAAGGCGAGGCACCCCGTGGCAATTACGATGAAGTCATCGATGCCTCGGGGTGTTTTGTTTTGCCGGGTGTGATTGATGATCATGTTCACTTCCGTGAGCCGGGACTTACGCAGAAGGCTGACATCGAGAGCGAAAGCCGCGCTGCTGCCTTTGGTGGTGTGACCAGTTATTTTGAGATGCCTAATACGGTGCCTCAGACTACCACTCTGGAGGCCTGGCAGGCAAAGCGGCAGCTGGGCGCTGAGAAGAGTCATGTGAACTACAGTTTCTTCTTTGGTGCTACCAATGATAATGTAAATGATTTTGAACAGCTCGATACGCATCGTGTTCCGGGAATCAAGCTCTTTATGGGCTCCAGTACGGGCAATATGCTGGTGGATAAATATGAGGCGCTGCAGGCTATCTTCAAGAAGGCGAAAGAACTGGATTTGCCGGTGATGACCCACTGTGAGGATACCGAAATCATTAACCGCAACATGCAGCTGGCTAAGCAGAAATGGGGTGAGGACCCTGCCGTAGAACATCATCCGGAAATACGCAGCGAGGAGGCTTGCTATGAAAGCAGCCGTCTGGCGGTGCAGCTGGCTAAGGAAAGCGGGGCGCATCTCCATATCGCTCACGTTACTACGGCTAAGGAACTGGAGTTCTTTGGTAAGGATGAAAATATTACAGGCGAGGCTGTTGTGGCTCATCTCATGTTCTCGGATAAAGACTATGCTGTGAAGGGCGCACGCATCAAATGCAACCCTGCAGTAAAGACCGCTGCTGATCGCGAAGCTTTGCGTAAGGCGCTGAGTAATGGTAAGATAACTGTAGTAGGTACCGATCATGCTCCTCATCAGTTGAAGGATAAACAGGGCGGTTGTGCCAAGGCTGCATCAGGTATGCCAATGGTACAGTTCTCGCTGGTAAGCATGCTGAAACTTGTTGACGAAAAGGTAATCAGTATCGAGCGCCTGGTTGAACTGATGTGCCATAATCCAGCCCGTCTGTTCCATATCAGTCAGCGCGGCTTCCTGCGTCCGGGTTATAAGGCAGATGTCGTTGTGGTGCGCAAGGGAGAGCCTTGGAAGGTGACCGCAGAGGTGATTCAGAGCAAGTGTAAATGGAGCCCTGTAGAGGGTGATGAGTTTGCATGGAAAGTGGAACAGACTTTCTGTAACGGTCATCTTATCTATAACAAAGGCGTGTTTGATGCTGCTTGCAGAGGAGAAGAACTGGAGTTCAGAAACAATTCCTGA
- a CDS encoding vitamin B12 dependent-methionine synthase activation domain-containing protein: MRRIVYNISEIEPYINWLYFYHAWGLSGKPREEKEKLKAEALDMLHSWEGEYHTYAVFGLFEANSEGDDIWLEGQKVRFPMLRQQHPAAQGEPNLCLADFIRPLGSGISDRLGIFCTTVDGGLEKKYRSDDYLNMMAQTLCDRLAEATAEKLHEEVRRIIWGYAPDEQLSIEDQHQERYQGIRPAIGYPSLPDTSANFIIDQLIDMSQVGIRLTTSGMMTPHASVSGLMFAHPKSRYFELGRIGDDQLRDYAQRRGVPVQAMKTYLQSSLIKK; this comes from the coding sequence ATGCGGAGAATAGTATACAATATAAGCGAAATTGAGCCATATATCAACTGGCTATATTTCTATCATGCCTGGGGATTGAGCGGCAAACCTCGAGAGGAAAAGGAAAAACTGAAGGCAGAGGCGCTCGATATGCTCCATTCATGGGAAGGCGAATATCATACCTATGCCGTCTTCGGACTCTTCGAGGCGAACAGCGAGGGGGATGATATCTGGCTGGAAGGGCAGAAAGTCCGCTTCCCGATGCTCCGTCAGCAGCATCCGGCGGCTCAGGGAGAACCCAATCTCTGTCTGGCTGATTTCATCCGCCCTCTGGGCAGTGGAATATCAGACCGGCTGGGTATCTTCTGCACGACGGTAGATGGCGGTCTGGAGAAGAAATATCGCTCGGACGACTACCTTAATATGATGGCACAGACACTCTGCGACCGGTTGGCTGAAGCCACGGCAGAGAAGTTGCACGAAGAGGTGAGACGCATCATCTGGGGCTATGCTCCCGACGAGCAGCTGAGCATCGAAGACCAGCATCAGGAGCGCTATCAGGGCATCCGTCCGGCTATCGGATATCCTTCGCTGCCCGATACCAGTGCCAACTTCATCATCGACCAGCTCATCGATATGAGTCAGGTGGGCATCCGGCTCACCACAAGCGGAATGATGACGCCTCATGCCAGTGTTTCGGGGCTGATGTTTGCACATCCCAAGTCGCGGTATTTCGAACTGGGACGGATAGGAGACGACCAGCTTCGCGACTATGCACAGCGCAGAGGAGTGCCCGTGCAGGCAATGAAAACGTATCTTCAATCAAGTTTGATCAAGAAATGA
- a CDS encoding metallophosphoesterase, whose protein sequence is MIARILIPVVVFTLLPYLWIYKRYGKLRLKSLWQRVLFWLPAFVVIAYSAYITILPNFLPRNPVLIDIWFVMMAVCAVPQFVFSLFCVFGWCCMRLLHGHCNWGKLLGLVVGAVAFFCFIYGFTEGFPKMQVKRITIYVPNLPKSFEGYRIVQFSDIHLGSYYGWRGHLPQRDIDSINAEKPDLICFTGDLQNVTPDELPEYQALLSSLKARDGVMSVLGNHDYTYYMDVDDKQEIAALEKRMQDFQRSCGWHLLMNEHVAVHRGTDSIYVAGTENYDKPKRTNVRKALYGIRPGSFVLMLQHIPKQWRETWPSTINKEKDEDGDVIGPDRKDSLVVAPQLTLSGHTHAGQISILGLRPSMFTPYDYGLFEEEGCQLYTTSGLGGTVPIRIGATAEIVVITLKRK, encoded by the coding sequence ATGATAGCAAGAATATTAATACCCGTAGTGGTATTCACCCTGTTGCCGTATCTGTGGATATATAAAAGGTATGGCAAGTTACGGCTGAAGAGTCTCTGGCAGCGGGTGCTCTTCTGGTTGCCGGCTTTCGTGGTTATCGCCTACAGCGCGTATATCACGATACTGCCCAACTTCCTGCCACGCAATCCGGTGCTCATCGACATCTGGTTTGTGATGATGGCAGTATGTGCGGTTCCGCAGTTTGTCTTCAGCCTGTTCTGTGTCTTCGGTTGGTGCTGTATGCGGCTCCTCCACGGCCATTGCAACTGGGGCAAGCTCCTCGGACTGGTAGTGGGAGCGGTGGCGTTCTTCTGCTTTATCTACGGATTTACCGAAGGTTTTCCTAAGATGCAAGTCAAGCGTATCACCATCTATGTACCCAATCTGCCGAAGTCTTTCGAGGGCTATCGCATCGTTCAGTTCAGCGATATCCATCTCGGTTCATACTATGGCTGGCGTGGTCATCTGCCTCAGCGCGATATCGACAGCATCAATGCCGAGAAGCCTGATCTGATTTGCTTTACGGGTGATTTACAGAATGTTACACCCGATGAACTGCCTGAGTATCAGGCGCTGCTCAGCAGTCTGAAAGCCAGAGACGGCGTGATGAGTGTGCTGGGCAATCACGATTACACCTATTATATGGATGTAGATGACAAGCAGGAGATAGCTGCATTAGAGAAGCGGATGCAGGACTTCCAGCGGAGTTGCGGATGGCACCTGCTGATGAATGAGCATGTGGCGGTGCATAGAGGTACTGACAGTATCTATGTGGCTGGTACAGAGAACTATGACAAGCCAAAGCGAACCAACGTAAGGAAGGCGCTGTATGGCATCAGACCGGGCTCTTTCGTGCTGATGCTGCAGCATATTCCGAAGCAATGGCGCGAGACCTGGCCTTCTACTATCAATAAGGAGAAGGATGAGGATGGCGATGTGATAGGACCTGACAGGAAGGATTCGCTGGTCGTAGCACCGCAACTTACGCTGAGCGGTCATACGCATGCGGGGCAGATCAGTATCCTGGGCTTGCGTCCGTCGATGTTTACTCCTTATGATTACGGCCTCTTCGAAGAGGAGGGTTGCCAGCTCTATACCACATCGGGGCTGGGCGGTACCGTTCCAATCCGCATAGGGGCTACGGCAGAAATCGTGGTCATCACACTCAAAAGAAAATGA
- the mfd gene encoding transcription-repair coupling factor, translated as MEIQKIEKTYGRSPQADALFDLMGKKSVHSIFLQGLLCSSAPMFFASLQGKMRRSVLFVLDDADEAGYFYNDLTQMMGQEKVFFFPSSYRRAVKYGQRDAANEILRTEVLARLSSGGHFLVVTYPDALAELVVAKQNLDERILKLTVGQQIAQTDVVHTLRDFELKETDYVYEPGQFAVRGSILDVYSYSCEYPFRIDFFGDEIDTIRTFDVETQLSQVKRTEIEIVPELAHIESNKQCFLNFLSESTPVVAKDLSFVCDRIGQIYTEGFSSQSLTEQLEGATEVEAERIRHDMKTELNLVSPLDFKKAVAAHLRIEFGKVAPSESSAVIPFNIAPQPLFHKNFNLLCQTLEDFLLQGYTLYILADSQKQQQRLKDIFESEELKHYAIRFTPVDKTLHEGFTDHDKKCCFFTDHQIFDRFHKYNLRSDKARAGKMALTMKELQEMEVGDFIVHVDFGIGKFGGLVRVPTGNSYQEMIRIVYTNNDKVDVSIHSLYKISKYRRSDTGTPPRLSTLGTGAWDKLKDKAKKRIKDIARDLIKLYAQRRREKGFAFSADNYLQHTLEASFLYEDTPDQNKATQEVKKDMESGRPMDRLVCGDVGFGKTEVAIRAAFKAACDSKQVAVLVPTTVLAFQHYQTFKKRLEGMPVRVDYLSRARTTKETREVLDALKEGKIDILIGTHKLISKTVKWHDLGLLVIDEEQKFGVSTKEKLRQLKVNVDTLTMSATPIPRTLQFSLMGARDMSIMRTPPPNRYPIHTELVTFSSEVICDAINFEMSRNGQVYFVCDRISKLPELKMLIEKHIPDCRVAIGHGQMKPEDLEKIIMGFINYDYDVLLSTTIVENGIDISNANTIIVSDAHHFGLSDLHQMRGRVGRSNKKAFCYLMAPPKSALTPEARRRLEALETFSELGSGFNLAMQDLDIRGAGNLLGSEQSGFMEDLGYETYQKILSQAVTELKNEEFCDLYQEKMDEGAQLTGDDFVDDCGIESDLEMYFPQTYVPGDSERMLLYRELDRLEGDEEVEAYRKRMIDRFGPVPHEADELMHVVGLRRVGKKLGCEKIILKQGYMQMQFVSNVNSPFYRSQMFNRILAYVTSHIQDCVLKEKFNKRMLRINDVKTVGQAVNLLNQISQIDLGNEK; from the coding sequence ATGGAAATCCAAAAGATAGAAAAAACATACGGGCGTTCGCCACAGGCGGATGCCCTCTTTGATTTGATGGGGAAGAAGTCGGTTCATTCCATTTTTCTCCAGGGTTTGCTGTGCTCTTCGGCTCCGATGTTCTTTGCTTCTCTGCAGGGGAAGATGAGGCGTTCGGTACTCTTCGTGCTGGATGATGCCGATGAAGCAGGCTATTTTTATAATGATCTCACTCAGATGATGGGGCAGGAGAAGGTCTTCTTCTTTCCTTCCAGCTATCGGCGTGCCGTGAAATACGGGCAGCGTGATGCAGCGAACGAAATCCTACGTACAGAGGTGCTGGCGCGCCTCTCTTCGGGAGGACATTTCCTGGTAGTCACTTATCCCGATGCACTGGCAGAACTCGTTGTGGCTAAGCAGAATCTGGATGAACGAATTCTGAAACTGACTGTAGGCCAGCAGATTGCCCAGACCGATGTGGTTCATACCCTGCGCGATTTCGAACTCAAAGAAACCGATTATGTTTATGAACCGGGCCAGTTTGCCGTGCGTGGAAGCATCCTCGATGTCTATTCCTACAGTTGCGAATATCCGTTCCGTATCGACTTCTTCGGCGATGAGATTGACACCATCCGTACCTTTGATGTAGAGACCCAGCTCTCGCAGGTGAAGCGCACAGAGATAGAAATCGTGCCCGAACTCGCTCATATCGAGAGCAACAAGCAGTGTTTCCTCAATTTCCTCTCCGAAAGTACGCCAGTCGTGGCGAAAGACCTTTCTTTCGTTTGCGACCGCATCGGTCAGATCTATACCGAAGGCTTCTCATCGCAGAGCCTTACCGAGCAGCTGGAGGGAGCTACTGAGGTAGAGGCTGAGCGCATCAGACATGACATGAAGACCGAACTCAACCTCGTTTCTCCGCTCGATTTCAAGAAGGCTGTAGCGGCTCATCTCCGCATCGAGTTCGGTAAGGTTGCTCCGTCAGAGAGTTCGGCTGTGATACCTTTCAATATCGCTCCACAGCCTCTTTTCCATAAGAATTTCAATTTGCTTTGTCAGACTCTGGAGGATTTCCTGCTCCAGGGTTACACCTTATATATATTGGCAGATAGCCAGAAGCAGCAACAGCGCCTGAAGGATATCTTTGAAAGCGAAGAACTAAAGCATTACGCCATCCGTTTTACACCGGTAGACAAGACGCTTCATGAAGGCTTTACTGACCATGACAAGAAGTGCTGTTTCTTTACCGATCATCAGATTTTTGACCGTTTCCACAAGTATAACCTGCGCTCAGATAAGGCGAGAGCCGGCAAGATGGCACTCACCATGAAGGAACTGCAGGAGATGGAAGTGGGAGATTTTATCGTGCATGTAGACTTCGGTATCGGCAAGTTCGGCGGTCTGGTTAGGGTTCCTACGGGCAACAGCTATCAGGAAATGATCCGCATCGTCTATACGAACAATGACAAGGTGGATGTTTCTATCCACTCGCTTTATAAAATCAGCAAATATCGCCGCAGCGATACCGGTACTCCGCCTCGCCTGTCTACACTGGGTACAGGTGCCTGGGATAAACTCAAGGACAAAGCTAAGAAGCGAATCAAGGATATTGCGCGCGACCTGATCAAACTCTATGCCCAGCGCCGACGGGAGAAGGGATTCGCCTTCAGTGCCGACAATTATCTGCAGCATACGCTGGAGGCTTCCTTCCTGTATGAAGATACGCCAGACCAGAATAAGGCTACTCAGGAGGTGAAGAAGGATATGGAGAGCGGCAGACCGATGGACCGTCTGGTTTGTGGCGATGTGGGCTTCGGCAAGACTGAGGTTGCCATCCGTGCAGCCTTCAAGGCTGCGTGCGACAGCAAGCAGGTTGCGGTGCTGGTGCCTACTACCGTTCTGGCTTTCCAGCACTATCAGACCTTCAAGAAACGTCTGGAAGGCATGCCTGTAAGGGTAGACTATCTCAGTAGAGCCCGTACAACGAAGGAAACCAGAGAGGTGCTTGACGCCCTGAAAGAGGGTAAGATAGATATCCTCATAGGTACGCATAAGCTGATATCAAAGACCGTGAAATGGCATGACCTGGGACTGCTCGTCATCGATGAAGAGCAGAAGTTCGGTGTGTCTACCAAAGAGAAACTCCGTCAGCTCAAGGTAAATGTCGATACACTCACGATGAGTGCCACTCCGATTCCGCGAACCCTCCAGTTCTCTCTGATGGGCGCCCGGGATATGAGTATCATGCGCACTCCGCCACCTAACCGTTATCCGATTCATACCGAACTGGTAACGTTTAGTAGTGAAGTTATCTGCGATGCCATCAATTTCGAGATGAGCCGAAACGGACAGGTTTATTTCGTATGCGACAGAATATCCAAGCTTCCGGAGCTCAAGATGCTCATCGAGAAGCATATCCCAGACTGTAGGGTAGCAATCGGGCACGGACAGATGAAGCCAGAGGATTTGGAGAAAATCATCATGGGCTTTATCAATTACGATTATGATGTACTGCTTTCTACCACTATTGTAGAGAACGGTATCGACATTTCCAATGCCAATACGATTATCGTGAGCGATGCTCATCACTTCGGATTGAGTGACCTGCATCAGATGCGTGGACGCGTAGGAAGAAGCAACAAGAAGGCTTTCTGCTATCTGATGGCGCCACCTAAGAGTGCACTTACTCCTGAGGCGCGTCGCCGTCTGGAGGCGCTGGAGACGTTCAGTGAATTGGGTAGCGGCTTCAATCTCGCCATGCAGGACCTGGATATCCGAGGTGCGGGTAATCTGCTGGGTTCTGAGCAGAGCGGTTTTATGGAAGATCTGGGTTATGAAACCTACCAGAAGATTCTCTCTCAGGCTGTCACAGAGTTGAAAAACGAGGAGTTCTGTGATCTTTATCAGGAGAAGATGGATGAAGGTGCCCAGCTTACGGGTGATGATTTCGTTGACGATTGTGGCATAGAGAGCGATCTGGAGATGTATTTTCCTCAGACTTATGTGCCGGGTGATAGTGAGCGCATGCTTCTTTATCGTGAACTGGACCGTCTGGAGGGCGATGAGGAAGTAGAGGCTTACCGCAAGCGTATGATAGACCGTTTTGGTCCTGTGCCTCATGAAGCTGACGAACTGATGCATGTGGTAGGTCTGCGTAGGGTAGGCAAGAAGCTAGGTTGCGAGAAGATTATTCTCAAGCAGGGCTATATGCAGATGCAGTTTGTAAGCAATGTAAACAGTCCGTTCTACAGAAGTCAGATGTTTAACCGCATACTCGCTTACGTTACCAGTCATATTCAAGATTGTGTTCTGAAGGAAAAATTCAACAAGCGAATGCTTCGCATTAATGATGTGAAGACAGTAGGGCAGGCTGTAAATCTGTTGAATCAGATATCGCAGATAGATTTAGGTAATGAAAAGTAA
- a CDS encoding polyprenol monophosphomannose synthase: MSDSIVIIPTYNEKENIEKIIRAVFGLEKQFDILVIDDGSPDGTAAIVKGLMANEFAGRLHILERSGKLGLGTAYIMGFKWSLKQGYDFIFEMDADFSHDPNDLPRLYAATHDEGYDVAVGSRYISGVNVVNWPIGRVLMSYFASKYVRIVTGFKVNDTTAGFVCYRRKVLETIDLDAIRFKGYAFQIEMKYTAHRIGFKIKEVPVIFVNRREGVSKMSGGIFGEAFFGVMRLRLDGWFKKYPKKD; this comes from the coding sequence ATGAGTGATAGCATAGTAATCATTCCTACATATAATGAGAAGGAAAACATCGAGAAAATCATCCGTGCTGTCTTCGGTCTCGAAAAGCAGTTTGATATCCTCGTTATCGATGACGGAAGTCCTGATGGTACTGCTGCCATTGTCAAGGGCTTGATGGCTAATGAGTTTGCCGGTCGTCTGCATATCCTGGAGCGTTCGGGTAAACTCGGTTTGGGTACTGCCTATATCATGGGCTTCAAATGGTCATTGAAGCAGGGCTATGACTTCATCTTCGAGATGGATGCCGACTTCAGTCATGATCCTAATGATTTGCCACGTCTCTATGCGGCAACTCACGATGAGGGGTATGATGTGGCTGTAGGCTCAAGATATATTTCGGGTGTGAACGTGGTCAACTGGCCTATCGGGCGCGTATTGATGAGTTATTTCGCTTCTAAATACGTACGTATCGTAACCGGATTTAAGGTGAATGATACCACAGCTGGATTCGTCTGCTACCGACGTAAGGTGTTGGAAACCATAGATTTGGATGCTATCCGCTTCAAGGGCTATGCTTTCCAGATAGAGATGAAATATACGGCTCATCGAATAGGTTTCAAGATCAAGGAGGTGCCTGTCATCTTTGTTAACCGTCGTGAAGGTGTGAGCAAGATGAGTGGTGGCATCTTCGGTGAGGCTTTCTTTGGCGTGATGCGACTGCGCCTGGATGGCTGGTTCAAGAAATATCCGAAGAAGGATTAA
- a CDS encoding FtsB family cell division protein, which produces MSKKLGIIWNYLAHYKYLIVIVAGVLVVGVVDDNSVRQHIKYQIEIATLRSEIEKYREQYENDKHTLRDMQHGVRAFEKIARQRYFMKADDEDIFVLSSDIPEKTNEQDENETIE; this is translated from the coding sequence ATGAGTAAAAAACTTGGTATTATATGGAATTATCTCGCTCATTATAAGTATCTTATAGTGATTGTAGCGGGTGTTCTGGTAGTTGGTGTAGTTGACGACAACAGTGTAAGACAGCACATTAAGTACCAGATAGAGATAGCTACGCTCCGTTCGGAGATAGAAAAATATCGTGAGCAGTATGAAAACGACAAGCATACCCTGCGTGATATGCAGCATGGTGTGCGGGCATTTGAGAAGATAGCCCGCCAGCGTTATTTCATGAAGGCTGATGATGAAGACATCTTTGTATTGAGTTCGGATATTCCGGAAAAAACTAACGAACAAGACGAAAATGAAACAATTGAGTAA